The genome window TACATTTTGATAAGCGCCAATGAGTTGTGAGCCTCGGAGAGGGACGCATCCAATGCCAACGCCTTATCGGCGGCTTTTCTCGCCTTTTGCCTTGCATCGCCGGATGAGAAGGAAAAGAACAAGAGTTCCGTATAAGCGTCAGCCATTGCTGCGAACGCCGATGCATACTCAGGGTCGATCGCGATCGCCCGCTCAAAGTTCCCGACTGCCTTCTCAAAATCTGTAGGCGTCCATTTGTTAAAGTGTGAAAGTCCTCGCAGGTAGTATTCGTATGCCTCGGGGCTTTGAGTGTGGTGCTTGAGCATAGAAGTTTTCTCATCACCGAGGAGTTTTATTTTTAAGGCATCGACCACAGCCACCGCGATCTCGTCCTGAATGTCAAAGATATCTTTCATATCGCGGTCGTAGCGCTCCGACCACAGTTGATAACCGTCCGCTGCGTTGACGAGCTGCACGTTGATCCGCAATCGGTCTCCGGCTCGCCTGACGCTGCCTTCGACAACCTTGCTGACGTTCAACGCGTCGGCGATCTCGCTTAGCCTTATATCTTTTCCTTTGAACAAAAAGGTCGATGTCCGGGCTGCGACCTTAAGGTCTTCGATCCGTGCCAATGCGTTCAGAAGCTCTTCGGACAAACCATCGCAAAAATATTCGTTGTCGGCATCAGCACTTACATTTGTAAACGGCAATACAGCGATCGAATTTGTCGCTCGTTTACGCGACTCGGCCGAGTCGAAGACCGCGGTCTGCTTTTCCAGCAAAGGGTCGAACGCCCTTGACAATATCGCTGTCGCCGGCTCGTCCGTCACCGTCCCCTGCACGAGCGATGTGCCGTCGTCGAGGCAATAGAGCAGCGTGTCATCAACGTAATCTTTTCTGCATTCAGGGCAGCGTTTCATATTGGTTTCATCGCGTAGCGATGGCTGAGTTTAGCCGTGGGTTTCAACCCACGGAATGTTAAATGAAATTGTCCGCGTCGCGTCAGCGACGGATGAAATATCCCGTCATTTCAATCGTCGCTACGCGACGAGAACATCCGTTATCGATGATCTGTGGGTTAAAACCCACGGCTAAATTCATTTTGCCGCTACGCGGCATATACGATCCTTCCTACATTCAGGACATCGTTTCATATTATTTCAGTTTCTTGACGCTTGAACTCTTCACCAAAGATGTCATTTGCGTTATCGCGATCGCGTTGAGTTGTTTCAAACGGACACTTTGAGGGAGATCATGTCTGATCAAGATCGCGCTGATGCTTTCGAGATTAGACAATACAACAAGCTGTTCGATAGTCGCGTGATCTCTAATGTTCCCCTGCAAGTCAGGATTTTCGTCTCGCCATTGCTTCGCCGTTTTGCTAAACAAAGCAACGTTCAGAAGATCGGCTTCAGTGGCATACACAATATTTATCTGAGATTTGGAAAGCTCTGCCGGAATCAAGTTCTCCTTGATCGCGTCTGTGTGAATTCGATAGTTGATCTTGGCAAGAGTTCTCTGAAGATTCCATTCGAGACTGAGGCGGTCGTTTTCTTCGTCCTTTAATCTTTGGAACTCAGTGATCAAATAAAGTTTGAACTCCGCGCTGATCCATGACGCAAACTCAAAGGCGATATCCTTGTGAGCGAATGTTCCGCCGTAGCGCC of Chloracidobacterium sp. contains these proteins:
- a CDS encoding tetratricopeptide repeat protein, which gives rise to MKRCPECRKDYVDDTLLYCLDDGTSLVQGTVTDEPATAILSRAFDPLLEKQTAVFDSAESRKRATNSIAVLPFTNVSADADNEYFCDGLSEELLNALARIEDLKVAARTSTFLFKGKDIRLSEIADALNVSKVVEGSVRRAGDRLRINVQLVNAADGYQLWSERYDRDMKDIFDIQDEIAVAVVDALKIKLLGDEKTSMLKHHTQSPEAYEYYLRGLSHFNKWTPTDFEKAVGNFERAIAIDPEYASAFAAMADAYTELLFFSFSSGDARQKARKAADKALALDASLSEAHNSLALIKMYFDWDYPAAEAEFKRAIALNPGNASVHMWYGWFLALMGRFDESLVQSRRGHELDPLSPPNNNAIGVSLHWAGQTERAIAQFLDVLEMNPKYPVSQSFLAEAYVQAGDLNSAMETIEETKPEAMDPQALAVAGYVYARAGKREKAIGILNEFEQRSTQGNVSALNFAQIYASLGDDEQAFAWLDKAIEEQAIWLPFLKVDVKFEPLRSDPRYQALLRRVGF
- a CDS encoding KilA-N domain-containing protein → MKNRKIEVKGTEITVFNSGEKDYISLTDIARHRDSERSDYILQNWLRNRSTIEFIGLWEQIHNPGFNSIEFDGFKNLAGSNSFSLTPKRWIETTNAIGIVSKAGRYGGTFAHKDIAFEFASWISAEFKLYLITEFQRLKDEENDRLSLEWNLQRTLAKINYRIHTDAIKENLIPAELSKSQINIVYATEADLLNVALFSKTAKQWRDENPDLQGNIRDHATIEQLVVLSNLESISAILIRHDLPQSVRLKQLNAIAITQMTSLVKSSSVKKLK